Proteins from a genomic interval of Ralstonia wenshanensis:
- a CDS encoding sigma-54 dependent transcriptional regulator, which translates to MREESLECTAACRTVVVASRAGMGEIDETILGAEWHVRRVTSMRELGCAIRDGVPMAGLVDFSSAFSAAELDLLERCMQVSHVGWVAALPPAMLNHERVRQLVRDYCVDYVQMPLRMDEAAYSLRHAWGMASLAQEVTPAPKANHARMLGECPAMHSLFRAIRKVAQNSAPAFIAGESGTGKELTAQAIHEASSRAGGPFIAINCGAIPPHLIQSELFGYEKGAFTGAHQRHIGWVEHANGGTLFLDEIGDLPLESQVSLLRFLQQGTITRLGGHQAIPLDIRIISATHVDLEAAQHHGGFRTDLFHRLCVLTLSVPPLRERGSDIVLLAEHILAQHASEASHRIRGFTPCALHAMMHYPWPGNVRELINRVRRALVMTDNRKISAADLHLEGYASVSGQTLEEAREGAESDAIRTAIARNGFHMGMTARELAVSRVTLYRLMQKHGIRAEHPLHTA; encoded by the coding sequence ATGCGCGAAGAGTCGCTGGAATGTACTGCTGCGTGCCGAACCGTCGTAGTGGCGTCGCGCGCAGGGATGGGGGAGATCGACGAGACGATTCTGGGTGCAGAGTGGCACGTGCGGCGCGTAACGTCGATGCGTGAACTGGGTTGCGCCATTCGCGACGGCGTTCCCATGGCCGGGTTGGTCGATTTCAGCAGCGCGTTCTCCGCTGCGGAGTTGGATTTGCTCGAGCGCTGCATGCAGGTCTCGCATGTAGGCTGGGTGGCCGCCCTACCGCCCGCCATGCTGAATCACGAACGCGTGCGCCAACTCGTGCGCGACTACTGCGTGGACTACGTGCAGATGCCGCTGCGTATGGATGAAGCCGCGTATTCGCTGCGTCACGCCTGGGGCATGGCCTCGCTCGCACAAGAAGTCACGCCGGCGCCCAAGGCGAATCACGCTCGCATGCTGGGCGAGTGCCCCGCCATGCACAGCCTGTTCCGCGCCATCCGCAAGGTTGCGCAGAACAGTGCGCCAGCCTTCATTGCGGGCGAGTCGGGCACCGGCAAAGAGCTGACAGCGCAGGCCATTCACGAAGCGTCCTCGCGCGCAGGCGGGCCGTTCATCGCCATCAACTGCGGAGCGATTCCGCCGCACCTGATCCAGTCCGAATTGTTCGGCTACGAAAAAGGCGCATTTACCGGCGCGCATCAACGTCATATCGGCTGGGTCGAGCATGCCAATGGCGGCACGCTATTCCTCGATGAAATCGGCGACCTGCCGCTCGAGAGCCAAGTCAGCCTGCTGCGGTTCCTGCAGCAAGGCACGATCACGCGGCTGGGCGGGCACCAGGCGATCCCGCTGGACATCCGCATCATCTCGGCGACACACGTGGATCTGGAGGCAGCCCAACACCACGGCGGATTCCGCACCGACCTGTTCCATCGACTGTGCGTGCTGACCCTGTCGGTGCCGCCGCTGCGCGAGCGCGGCAGCGACATCGTGCTGCTGGCCGAACACATCCTGGCCCAGCACGCGAGCGAAGCCTCGCACCGCATCCGCGGGTTCACGCCCTGCGCGTTGCACGCGATGATGCATTACCCGTGGCCGGGCAACGTACGCGAACTCATCAACCGCGTGCGCCGCGCGCTGGTGATGACCGACAACCGCAAGATCTCCGCCGCTGACCTGCATCTCGAAGGCTACGCATCCGTGTCGGGCCAGACGCTGGAAGAAGCGCGCGAAGGCGCCGAGTCGGACGCCATCCGTACGGCCATCGCGCGCAACGGCTTCCACATGGGCATGACGGCGCGCGAATTGGCGGTGTCCCGAGTCACGCTGTACCGGCTGATGCAAAAGCACGGCATTCGCGCAGAGCATCCGCTGCATACGGCCTGA